From a region of the Caldisalinibacter kiritimatiensis genome:
- a CDS encoding transposase produces the protein MYHVMTRGNEKKDIFIDDYDRERYLGILLKTKDKMKFDIYAYCLMNNHVHLLIKEYDENLSEVMHSLNMNYARFFNNKYDRVGHLFQGRYKSEIIDTLNYLLTVTRYIHNNPVKAKVVKRPNQYKWSSYSCYLEKSIDNKIVTTDFVLGIFSEDLADARDRFISFSNIVTDDTVMDIEDDKGKIKTKEEALEYIIHLLRSNGMSLDDLYTKTRQIKGTIIERIIYELKEKSTLSYNDLSKLLKVSKSTINRILKH, from the coding sequence ATTTATCATGTTATGACAAGGGGAAATGAGAAGAAAGACATATTTATCGATGATTACGACAGAGAGAGATATCTTGGTATTTTATTGAAGACTAAAGATAAAATGAAGTTTGATATATATGCTTATTGTTTAATGAATAATCATGTGCATCTATTAATAAAAGAATATGATGAAAATTTATCAGAAGTAATGCACAGTTTAAATATGAATTATGCTAGATTTTTTAACAATAAATATGATAGAGTTGGACATCTTTTTCAAGGAAGATATAAAAGTGAAATTATAGATACATTAAACTATTTATTAACAGTAACAAGATATATACATAACAATCCTGTTAAAGCCAAAGTAGTAAAAAGACCAAATCAATATAAGTGGAGCAGTTATTCCTGTTATTTAGAAAAAAGTATAGATAATAAAATTGTAACAACAGATTTCGTATTAGGGATTTTTTCAGAAGATTTAGCTGATGCTAGAGATAGATTTATTAGCTTTTCTAATATTGTAACTGATGATACAGTTATGGATATTGAAGATGATAAAGGAAAAATAAAAACTAAAGAAGAAGCATTAGAATATATAATTCATTTATTAAGAAGTAATGGAATGAGTTTAGATGATTTATACACTAAAACAAGACAAATAAAGGGAACAATAATTGAGCGTATAATTTATGAGTTAAAGGAAAAATCAACATTATCATATAACGATTTATCAAAGTTACTAAAAGTAAGTAAATCTACTATCAATAGAATATTAAAACATTGA
- a CDS encoding zinc ribbon domain-containing protein, whose protein sequence is MQGEKGKSISQLQHERVKKLVEIGEMTYAKIRKGEISNPNLVEISKDISELDKHIFIASKETKESYCPNCNEKLVGEVKFCGKCGTNIKDYYENKMTKCAVCGELTPKESKFCMVCGRKMD, encoded by the coding sequence ATGCAAGGAGAAAAAGGTAAATCTATTAGTCAACTACAACATGAAAGAGTAAAAAAATTAGTAGAAATAGGTGAGATGACTTATGCGAAAATAAGAAAAGGGGAAATTAGTAATCCTAATTTAGTAGAAATATCTAAGGATATTTCTGAATTGGACAAGCATATCTTTATTGCTAGTAAAGAAACAAAAGAAAGTTATTGTCCAAATTGTAATGAGAAACTTGTAGGCGAAGTAAAGTTCTGTGGAAAGTGTGGAACTAACATAAAGGATTACTATGAAAATAAAATGACCAAATGTGCTGTATGTGGAGAGCTAACTCCTAAAGAATCAAAGTTTTGTATGGTTTGTGGAAGAAAAATGGATTAA
- a CDS encoding Fic family protein codes for MIPFKPPKLPLEDKIDQLKFINELVEANTNIGKYQIMLRNSKINPDFLINPLILQEAVQSTKIEGTQVTLDEVLESEIDEKEKTEDTQEVLNYYEALKYGERALKFLPISTRLFKNLHKILLSGEVRGASRQPGEYRKIQNFIGPEGCTIETASFVPPEPQLVYKYMSNLEMYINNPDDDLNPLIRIAIIHAQFETIHPFLDGNGRIGRILIPLYLYNYEIIDSPNFFISETLEKDKYKYYKMLNETRFNEKWNEWIKFFLQSVNKQARANIKLIEAINELYERDLKEAMKLVKSNNIIKIVNAMYQRPIFNVKTMVNMTGISDTTCRRYLEDLEKNNIIFSDNKIRNRKYYYYNLLDLLR; via the coding sequence ATGATACCATTTAAGCCACCTAAATTGCCTTTAGAAGATAAGATAGACCAACTCAAGTTTATAAATGAGTTAGTAGAGGCTAATACAAATATAGGCAAATATCAAATAATGCTTAGAAATTCAAAAATAAACCCTGATTTTTTAATAAACCCATTAATATTACAAGAGGCAGTGCAATCTACTAAAATTGAAGGTACACAAGTTACACTTGATGAAGTACTTGAATCAGAAATAGATGAAAAAGAAAAAACAGAAGATACACAAGAGGTACTTAATTACTATGAAGCTCTTAAATATGGAGAAAGGGCTTTGAAGTTTCTGCCAATCTCAACGAGATTATTTAAAAATTTGCATAAAATACTTTTAAGTGGTGAAGTAAGAGGGGCAAGTAGACAACCGGGTGAATATAGAAAGATTCAAAACTTTATTGGGCCAGAAGGGTGCACTATTGAAACTGCTTCATTTGTGCCGCCAGAGCCTCAGCTAGTATATAAATATATGTCAAATTTAGAAATGTATATTAATAATCCAGATGATGATTTAAATCCTCTCATAAGAATAGCGATAATACATGCACAGTTTGAAACAATTCATCCTTTTTTGGATGGAAATGGAAGAATTGGACGTATACTTATACCTTTATATCTGTATAATTATGAAATAATAGATAGTCCTAACTTTTTCATTAGTGAAACCCTAGAGAAGGATAAATATAAATATTATAAAATGTTAAATGAAACAAGATTTAATGAGAAGTGGAATGAATGGATAAAGTTTTTTTTGCAGAGTGTAAATAAGCAAGCAAGAGCAAACATAAAGCTTATAGAAGCTATCAATGAACTATATGAAAGAGACTTAAAAGAAGCAATGAAGTTGGTAAAAAGCAACAACATTATAAAAATAGTAAATGCAATGTATCAAAGACCAATATTTAATGTAAAAACAATGGTTAACATGACAGGAATAAGTGATACAACTTGTAGAAGGTATTTAGAGGATTTAGAAAAGAATAATATTATTTTCTCAGATAATAAAATTAGAAATAGAAAGTATTATTATTATAACTTGCTAGATTTACTAAGGTAA
- a CDS encoding zinc ribbon domain-containing protein, whose product MYCKHCGSELNKDALYCTNCGASLKNQTDDLKIESHKSKYCDECGAKIEGNYCSKCGKVGYKYTLEEGFALKGLSNIDMSNIKKSIPNIKNFQLKNCIKKVKDVFNDKGFVKDLLIYTGTALAIAIVLSLIISVVFFGSINEDLVQAQKEIKQMMPASKFNLKLNLLDAFGFSHLNNFKVKITGIVNNSQRSNVNLNSNICLLLLLIVPILSFLGSLFINKKAKNTTTRENIRLYLYSSALYSIVSNILLLFSNKVVQISNDTFINIDFTLRAGFAFFSGLISIFFITFIIQSIISMLLNREKLSDVFNGIVERDLLDSFTMALKYIFIYSLGLSVIYGLLGIFGVLGQGAKELFSKPSTLVFLPNVIVYVYLFLFGNSFSITAGTEAIKHGIIRTKATGFIFGNTDAIYGLMLMNIIIVIGAAILIYVAIKRISKENFFINIAKFGVIISLFNAILALYTRVKIGFRGDFGSLSQILNNLGGGIPISPEMQFYAGVSVFKTFIFTLIFVLIVGLVRYYLGERKELLAVENFVRKHKKQLLIAAPILIFVISFISFKVVVDNDNSMDTYTNDTNSIEDSYKEAKNIDYINSNEIYQFFFAGDKSYIIVTEYKIYLYNSDKIDTLFDGNYIRYAVPSNDSRKLAIIHENDGTGNSIKIINLKGEELFSKELSQNIFKVSWNLDNNKLILEGATNELIDLKNKKAKKLGVPGDHLTWKDNKTILYLQDGQVYEYNLDNEESKSLDKSALNLIAKKEKVYLITQATNEEGKTTAQFIEDLDGETKIEFKGNIYYFDFINDKETCVIYGAPFESDENGDVQVYMLEKIDDKYQEKEHNIELVYDCNEKTGDMIVNRYRSDDFFVVNLEKGIWNNITLDIESLQRLMEVGENQ is encoded by the coding sequence ATGTATTGTAAGCACTGTGGGAGTGAACTAAATAAAGATGCACTTTACTGTACTAATTGTGGTGCTTCATTAAAGAATCAAACTGATGATTTAAAGATTGAAAGTCATAAATCAAAATATTGTGATGAATGTGGAGCTAAAATTGAAGGTAATTATTGTAGCAAGTGTGGTAAAGTAGGGTATAAATATACTTTAGAGGAAGGCTTTGCTTTAAAAGGACTAAGTAATATAGACATGTCAAATATAAAGAAAAGTATACCTAACATAAAGAATTTTCAATTGAAGAATTGTATTAAAAAAGTTAAAGATGTATTTAATGATAAAGGGTTTGTTAAAGACTTACTTATCTATACAGGAACAGCTTTAGCTATTGCTATTGTTTTGTCGTTAATAATTAGCGTAGTTTTCTTTGGTTCAATAAATGAAGATTTAGTTCAAGCACAAAAAGAAATAAAACAAATGATGCCAGCAAGTAAATTTAATCTAAAACTTAATTTGTTAGACGCATTTGGATTTTCTCATCTTAATAATTTTAAAGTCAAGATAACTGGTATAGTTAATAATAGTCAAAGAAGTAATGTAAATCTGAATTCAAACATATGTCTTTTATTATTACTTATAGTTCCAATATTATCTTTCTTAGGGTCTTTATTTATAAATAAAAAAGCTAAAAACACAACTACAAGGGAAAATATAAGACTTTATTTATATAGTTCAGCTTTATATAGTATAGTTTCAAATATCCTATTATTATTTAGTAATAAGGTTGTACAAATATCAAATGATACATTTATCAATATAGATTTTACATTAAGGGCTGGGTTTGCATTCTTTAGTGGCTTGATATCAATATTCTTTATTACTTTTATTATACAAAGTATAATTAGCATGCTATTAAATAGAGAAAAACTTTCAGATGTATTTAACGGAATAGTAGAAAGGGATTTATTAGATTCTTTTACTATGGCTTTAAAATATATTTTCATATATAGTTTAGGTTTATCTGTAATCTATGGATTACTAGGTATATTTGGAGTACTTGGACAAGGAGCTAAAGAATTATTTAGTAAGCCATCTACTTTAGTATTTTTACCCAACGTGATTGTTTATGTTTATCTATTCTTATTTGGTAATTCGTTCAGTATTACTGCAGGAACAGAAGCTATAAAACATGGAATTATAAGAACAAAAGCTACGGGTTTTATATTTGGAAATACTGATGCTATATATGGACTAATGCTAATGAACATAATCATAGTTATAGGAGCAGCTATATTAATCTATGTAGCTATAAAAAGAATTTCAAAAGAGAACTTCTTTATTAACATTGCTAAGTTTGGTGTAATCATATCTTTATTCAATGCTATACTTGCTTTATATACTAGAGTTAAAATTGGATTTAGAGGGGATTTTGGTTCTTTATCACAAATTCTTAATAACTTAGGCGGTGGAATACCAATTAGCCCTGAAATGCAATTTTACGCTGGGGTATCAGTATTTAAGACTTTTATTTTTACGCTTATATTTGTGTTGATAGTAGGATTAGTAAGATACTATCTAGGGGAAAGAAAGGAATTATTAGCAGTTGAGAATTTTGTAAGAAAACATAAAAAGCAATTATTAATTGCAGCTCCAATACTTATTTTCGTTATAAGCTTTATTAGTTTTAAGGTAGTAGTAGACAATGATAACTCTATGGATACTTATACTAACGATACGAATTCCATAGAAGATAGCTATAAAGAAGCAAAGAATATAGATTACATTAATTCTAATGAGATATACCAATTCTTCTTTGCAGGAGATAAATCATATATTATTGTGACTGAATATAAAATTTATTTATATAATTCAGATAAGATAGATACATTGTTTGACGGAAATTATATTAGATATGCAGTACCAAGTAATGACTCTAGAAAGCTTGCTATTATTCATGAAAATGATGGTACTGGAAATAGCATAAAGATTATTAATCTAAAAGGTGAAGAACTCTTTAGTAAGGAATTGTCACAGAATATATTTAAAGTTAGCTGGAACTTAGATAATAATAAGTTAATACTTGAAGGAGCCACAAATGAATTAATAGATTTAAAGAATAAAAAGGCAAAAAAATTAGGGGTCCCAGGGGATCATCTTACATGGAAGGATAACAAAACTATTCTTTACTTACAGGATGGACAAGTTTATGAATACAATTTAGATAATGAAGAAAGTAAATCCCTTGATAAATCAGCTCTAAACCTTATTGCTAAAAAAGAAAAAGTTTATCTTATAACTCAAGCTACTAATGAAGAAGGAAAAACGACAGCACAGTTTATTGAAGATTTAGATGGTGAGACAAAAATAGAGTTTAAAGGAAATATTTATTATTTTGACTTTATAAATGACAAGGAAACATGTGTTATATATGGAGCTCCTTTTGAGTCAGATGAAAATGGAGATGTACAGGTTTATATGTTGGAAAAGATAGATGATAAATATCAAGAAAAAGAACATAACATTGAATTAGTGTATGATTGTAATGAAAAAACAGGAGATATGATTGTTAATAGATACCGTAGTGATGATTTCTTTGTAGTAAATCTTGAAAAGGGAATATGGAACAACATTACATTAGATATTGAATCACTACAGAGATTGATGGAAGTAGGTGAAAATCAATGA
- a CDS encoding VanZ family protein, which translates to MNRVQRSNKRTGVLFWLVLLFYLSSQPAVQSDGLSKKVTKVIVETVDKVVELDKRNEDVNCIVRKYVHFFSYLELGLLIMNVHRKNEVRRCKAFIFSLMFCIFYAISDEVH; encoded by the coding sequence CTGAACCGGGTTCAGCGTTCCAATAAAAGGACAGGCGTATTATTTTGGCTTGTCCTTTTATTTTATTTATCATCACAACCAGCAGTACAGTCTGATGGACTAAGTAAAAAAGTTACTAAAGTTATTGTGGAGACGGTAGATAAAGTAGTAGAGCTAGATAAGAGAAATGAAGATGTTAATTGTATTGTAAGAAAATACGTTCATTTCTTTTCTTACTTAGAACTTGGATTATTAATTATGAATGTTCATAGAAAAAATGAAGTAAGAAGGTGTAAAGCATTTATATTTTCTCTTATGTTTTGTATATTTTATGCTATAAGTGATGAAGTCCATTAG